Proteins encoded by one window of Chloroflexaceae bacterium:
- a CDS encoding alpha/beta hydrolase, which translates to MEANLNGIRMRFDDVGTGPAVLLLHAFPLSAAMWQPQIEALRNRYRVIAPDLRGFGGSDAPPGPYLMDTLADDAAALLEHLGVTRAVVVGLSMGGYIAFAFWRRHRDKVAAIVLADTRAGADSEEGRATRETNARLAEEQGAGAIADKMIPNLVAAGAAPEVRDTLRALITANSPDGIAGALRGMALRIDSSSDLPDIDVPALVIVGEEDGLTPPAEAERLAATLPDATLRRIPAAGHLSNLEQPEAFNAALLEFLDRLSL; encoded by the coding sequence ATGGAGGCCAACCTCAACGGGATCCGCATGCGCTTCGACGATGTAGGGACGGGACCGGCGGTGCTGCTGCTGCACGCTTTTCCGCTCAGCGCCGCGATGTGGCAACCGCAGATCGAGGCGCTGCGGAACCGCTATCGGGTTATCGCCCCGGATCTGCGGGGCTTTGGAGGCAGCGATGCACCGCCCGGCCCTTACTTGATGGACACGCTGGCTGACGATGCAGCAGCCCTGCTGGAACACCTGGGCGTGACGCGAGCGGTAGTGGTAGGCCTCTCGATGGGGGGATACATTGCCTTCGCCTTCTGGCGCCGCCACCGCGACAAGGTGGCGGCCATCGTGCTGGCCGATACGCGCGCCGGCGCCGATAGCGAGGAGGGACGCGCGACCCGCGAGACCAATGCGCGACTGGCTGAAGAGCAGGGCGCCGGGGCGATTGCTGATAAGATGATCCCCAATCTGGTCGCGGCAGGCGCGGCGCCCGAGGTTCGTGACACGCTGCGGGCGCTTATCACGGCCAACAGCCCCGATGGCATCGCTGGCGCATTGCGCGGCATGGCCTTGCGGATCGACTCAAGTTCCGACCTGCCTGACATAGACGTGCCGGCGCTGGTGATCGTGGGTGAGGAGGACGGTCTGACTCCGCCCGCTGAAGCCGAACGTCTGGCAGCGACGCTGCCCGACGCCACCCTCAGACGCATCCCCGCCGCCGGCCACCTGAGCAACCTGGAACAACCTGAGGCCTTCAACGCAGCGCTGCTCGAGTTCCTTGATCGTCTGTCGCTGTAG